One segment of Anser cygnoides isolate HZ-2024a breed goose chromosome 37, Taihu_goose_T2T_genome, whole genome shotgun sequence DNA contains the following:
- the LOC136788434 gene encoding kallikrein-8-like: MKVLVVMLLVLVTAASRNVLWVIEGTSCDLPWQAALFKGDKFICGGTLVARNWVLTAAHCHVPGFINVRLGGRGPKDPGISEQRRLSAKVISYPRYDPATKDGDLMLVKLLQPVHINERVKPLPLASHCPVPGKTCQISGWGSTTSPEVTFPEDLHCAKVTIVSEEQCRRIYPGSITPNMVCAGEPRNRADSCQGDSGGPLVCDGRLQGIVSWGPGVCGDPQKPGVYVNLCKYTRWIQETMRRN, from the exons ATGAAGGTCCTGGTCGTGATGCTCCTGGTGCTGGTGACTGCAG CCTCGAGGAACGTCCTGTGGGTGATCGAGGGGACCTCCTGCGACCTGCCCTGGCAGGCTGCCCTCTTCAAAGGGGACAAGTTCATCTGCGGGGGGACGCTGGTGGCCAGGAACTGGGTGCTGACGGCTGCCCACTGCCACGTCCCGGG CTTCATCAACGTGCggctggggggccggggccccAAGGATCCGGGCATCTCCGAGCAGAGGCGGCTCTCGGCCAAGGTCATCAGCTACCCGCGCTATGACCCGGCCACCAAGGATGGTGACCTAATGCTTGTCAAGCTCCTCCAACCCGTCCACATCAACGAGCGGGTGAAGCCGCTGCCGCTGGCCTCCCACTGTCCAGTGCCTGGCAAGACGTGCCAGATCTCAGGATGGGGGTCCACCACCAGCCCTGAAG TCACCTTCCCCGAGGACCTCCACTGCGCCAAGGTCACCATCGTCTCGGAGGAGCAGTGCCGGCGCATCTACCCCGGCTCCATCACCCCCAACATGGTGTGCGCAGGCGAACCCCGCAACCGTGCCGACTCCTGCCAG GGTGACTCCGGGGGACCCCTCGTGTGTGACGGACGGCTCCAGGGCATAGTCTCCTGGGGCCCGGGCGTCTGCGGGGACCCCCAAAAACCCGGTGTCTACGTCAACCTCTGCAAATACACCCGGTGGATCCAGGAAACGATGAGAAGGAactga